The following DNA comes from Dehalococcoidales bacterium.
CTTAACCTGGAAGCCTGTGGTTCCGTTTGTATCTGGTGGGTTCAGTTGTCATTGAGAGAAGCACGTTCGCTTCGCTCAGTGTAAACTCCGCGACGGGGCAATCTGAGAGGTGGGAGGGAAACCATCACAAGACAGTTGCTTCGCCGAGGCTATCCGAGAATACTGTCCCAAAGCCATTCTGTCATTCTGACTCCGCATGACACCACCAACCAGAACCGAATATACTTATCCGGCTGATATTGGACAAATTATCCGGCCAGGACTTAAAATAGAAGTTAACCGAGTCGGCATTACAGAGGGAAACCATGAGAGAGATAAGCTTCTCCGAAATTACCCCGGAATACCTGTATTTCTCCAGACGCAAGTTTCTGGCGGGAGCTGGCGCGCTGCTGACCAGCCTGATGTTTTTCGGCGGCTGCCAGAGGGAGGAGCCTGCCTCTGCCACAGGATTCTGCGACTCCGCCCAGGCCAGCAGCACCACCGATGAGCTTGGCGACGAACTGACACCCTGCGACTCCATTATCAACTATAACAACTTCTATGAGTTCACCACCTCCAAAGAGGGGGTAGCCGTACTTGCCCAGGATTTCAAGACCTCACCATGGAGCGTGGAGGTAGGGGGACTGGTCAACAAACCGCATACCTATGACATGGATGAGATACTGCAAAAATTCCCCCAGGAAGAGCGAATCTACCGGCTGCGCTGCGTGGAAGCCTGGTCAATGGTCATCCCGTGGTCAGGTTTCCCCCTGGTAAAACTGTTAGCCGCCGCCGAGCCGAAACCGGAAGCCAAGTACGTGCGCTTCGAAGCGCTTTACGACCCGGAGCAGATGCCCGGTCAGAAAAGCCGGATATATAACTGGCCATACGTTGAAGGCTTGCGCCTGGATGAAGCGATGCACGACCTGACGATACTGGCTACCGGCATTTACGGCAAGCCGTTACCGCCGCAGGATGGCGCGCCGATACGGCTGGTGGTGCCCTGGAAATACGGCTTCAAGGACATCAAGTCAATCGTGAAGATCGACCTCGTAGAGGAAATGCCTGTCTCTCTTTGGATGGCCGCCGCCCCCCACGAATACGGCTTTTACGCCAATGTAAACCCCGATGTACCCCACCCCCGATGGACGCAGTCCAGTGAGCGCCGGATCGGGGAACTAAGCCGCCGTAAAACCCTGCCATTCAACGGGTACGCCGATGAAGTAGCCCGTCTCTACGAAGGTATGGACTTAAAAAAGTTTTTCTGATGCGCAGTCCCAGGGCATCCGCAATTCAGGTAGTGGTCCACATTACCGCGCTGTTACCGTTATCCGTCATCATCTGGGACTTCTGGCAGGGCCAGCTAACCGTCAACCCGATACAGGAAATACAGCTTCGCACCGGCCGCTATGCCCTGCTGATTCTGATACTCTCTCTAAGCTGCACGCCGCTCAGCCGGATATTCGGCAGCGGCCGGATATTCCGCTTACGCCGGCCGCTGGGTCTTTACGCTTTCGCCTATGCCAGCCTGCACTTCCTGAACTTCATCGGACTGGACTACGGCTTCAATCTGGCTTTGCTCAGAGAGGATATCGCCGAAAAGAGCTTCGTTATACTGGGTTTTGCCGCTTTCCTCTGCATGCTCCCGGTAGCGATAACCTCCACCCGGGGATGGATGCAAAGACTGGGCAAAAACTGGGAACGTGTGCACTGGCTGGTATATCCGGCTGCCATACTGGCGGTAACCCACTTCACCCTGCAGGTCAAGGCAGACTTCCGCTTACCGTTACTTTACTGGGCATTACTGATACTATTGCTGGCAACCCGCCTGCCCGTTATCAGGAAGATGGCCGGGCGCTTCGCCCCCGGGCGGAGCGGGAGCGGTAGTGGTCAGATTTAAAAATTATCCCTGTCCCCTGACCTTAAGCGCCTCATCATAAATTTCGCGGTTTTGAGCAATATACTCTGCCGACAAACTAAAACCATGGGCATAAGGTCTCCCCTGCTTATCCACAGTGACAAAGGTGGCCATACCGGTAACGGACGTGGTTTCCTCGTCACTGTTAAACGCCTGGCCGTAAACCGTTATGCTGGAATCACCCACCAGGGCTATCCTGGCCTTAATCTCGATAATATTCCCGCTAGTGACCGGTTTAGTGAAACTTATACCGTGCACCCGGACACAGACTACATCCTCGGGTTTCCCGACAAGCCTGCAGGCAGTAATAAAGCAGGACTCCACCAGCCATTCCGCCATCCGCCCGGCGAATAGAGTACCGTGATGCTGCAGGTCTTCAGGTTTTACCAGATGAGAAATTACCGTTTCCCGCAAAAAGCACCTCCTACATTCCAGTCCTTCTTTTACCAAATCCGGTAACTGATTTCCACCATACCTCTGCATTCTCTCCTGCTACTCTACCGCAATGGCAAAACCCGTGTGCTTCAGGGTCAATGGCCGGGTTATTTCTGCCCAGCGGTCATGGATAGGGTGAGCCAGCAGGCGGGCGCGGGCCTCAGTGTCCGCATAATAAATTAACCTCATGTATTGATACGGCGGGTCATCCCCCAGGCAAGGCCCCTGCTCTACAGCCAGTACCCCCGGCACCTGCTCCCAGACCTGGGCCGCCCGTAATGATTCTTCTTTCTGGGTTTCGGTCACTTCCGTCTTGAAACTGAAGACTGCAACACGGATAATACCGGCTCCACTGATAGATGGCATACTCTCCTCCTTCCGCTCAACCAGGTGAGCGAACAGATCTTTAGCGTCGGGTTTTTGTTTTTAACCGGCGCTTCCTTATTAAATCGCCAATTATGGTACCGATAATTCCACCTGTGATACTACCGCCAACAAAACCAATGAGAATACCGCCCGAACCAAAATAATGAATACCGGCTGTTATCCCCGCGGCGCCACCGGCAATCATGCCGACAAACATGCCGAGTACGGGATATTTATTCCCCGGCTGCCACCCTGGCGGTCTTTCCGGGTCATTCCCGCTTCCGTACCTTAACCTCGTTTCCAGCTCGACTTCTCTCTGCCTGGAGAACGGGTCCCCCGGGAAAAACAGCATCACGGGTCACCCCCGCAAAGACAGACATTACCGAACTTAATACTCATTACTTTTATATGAGTTAACCCTATCCCCTAACACGCTAAATAATAGTGCTTAACAGGGATACAGCACCCCCTCTGTGACTTTCCAAGTTGTCCGGTGATATACACGGGCCGTGCTGCCCCACACTATGAAGTTTGACGGCTCAGTTCTTCCAGCAAAATCCGCGCCGCCCTTTTATCCAGGGGTTTATTGTTATTACCACACTTGGGCGACTGAATACAACTGGGGCAACCTTCCTCACAGGGACACTCGATAACCGCGGTCAGCGCCGCCCCCCAGAGCTGCTCCACCAGTTCAAAGCCTTTCTCAGCGATGCCGATGCCACCGGGATAGGCGTCGTGGATGAATATCTGGGCTCTGCCGGTATCGGGGTGCAGGGGAGTGGAGACCCCGCCGATATCATTGCGGTCGCAGAGGGCAAACAGGGGCAGAAGGGCAATCGCGGCATGCTCGGCGGCATGGAG
Coding sequences within:
- the msrP gene encoding protein-methionine-sulfoxide reductase catalytic subunit MsrP, which codes for MREISFSEITPEYLYFSRRKFLAGAGALLTSLMFFGGCQREEPASATGFCDSAQASSTTDELGDELTPCDSIINYNNFYEFTTSKEGVAVLAQDFKTSPWSVEVGGLVNKPHTYDMDEILQKFPQEERIYRLRCVEAWSMVIPWSGFPLVKLLAAAEPKPEAKYVRFEALYDPEQMPGQKSRIYNWPYVEGLRLDEAMHDLTILATGIYGKPLPPQDGAPIRLVVPWKYGFKDIKSIVKIDLVEEMPVSLWMAAAPHEYGFYANVNPDVPHPRWTQSSERRIGELSRRKTLPFNGYADEVARLYEGMDLKKFF
- a CDS encoding Dabb family protein, with product MPSISGAGIIRVAVFSFKTEVTETQKEESLRAAQVWEQVPGVLAVEQGPCLGDDPPYQYMRLIYYADTEARARLLAHPIHDRWAEITRPLTLKHTGFAIAVE
- a CDS encoding hotdog domain-containing protein — protein: MRETVISHLVKPEDLQHHGTLFAGRMAEWLVESCFITACRLVGKPEDVVCVRVHGISFTKPVTSGNIIEIKARIALVGDSSITVYGQAFNSDEETTSVTGMATFVTVDKQGRPYAHGFSLSAEYIAQNREIYDEALKVRGQG
- a CDS encoding protein-methionine-sulfoxide reductase heme-binding subunit MsrQ → MRSPRASAIQVVVHITALLPLSVIIWDFWQGQLTVNPIQEIQLRTGRYALLILILSLSCTPLSRIFGSGRIFRLRRPLGLYAFAYASLHFLNFIGLDYGFNLALLREDIAEKSFVILGFAAFLCMLPVAITSTRGWMQRLGKNWERVHWLVYPAAILAVTHFTLQVKADFRLPLLYWALLILLLATRLPVIRKMAGRFAPGRSGSGSGQI